One Bemisia tabaci chromosome 7, PGI_BMITA_v3 DNA window includes the following coding sequences:
- the LOC109041584 gene encoding uncharacterized protein produces MSESSIDPEEIIALVKERPPLYDTNLKEYYCQDIINQMWSEIAMALNCPVNRCKAKWRCLRTLYVRSVRNTNGGKKHKKWYLADAMTFVLPYILGGPQREESSLHISIPGISDDSRIDETAPDFMENEGSIEWVVDENDETNPLDTASNSFPTNSNDAKRRKLSPSTSEAVNTHFDEYLRNATAHSRNQQPETAYSRNQQPETAYSRNQQPETEDLIITFFKSLMPDIIKLDSRRQRHFKAQVIGVLNSMLDSQEDAEMAS; encoded by the exons ATGAGCGAGTCTAGCATCGACCCCGAAGAGATCATAGCTTTGGTGAAGGAGCGACCCCCTCTGTACGATACGAACCTGAAGGAGTACTACTGTCAAGACATCATTAACCAGATGTGGTCCGAAATAGCGATGGCTTTGAATTGTCCCG ttaacaGATGCAAAGCAAAATGGCGCTGTCTAAGGACACTGTACGTCCGATCCGTTCGAAACACAAACGGAGGCAAGAAACATAAGAAATGGTACCTAGCCGACGCTATGACATTTGTGCTGCCGTACATTCTCGGCGGACCCCAACGAGAAGAAAGTTCCCTCCACATCTCTATTCCGGGGATCTCCGATGATAGCAGAATCGATGAAACCGCCCCAGATTTTATGGAAAATGAAGGTTCGATCGAATGGGTCGTGGATGAAAATGATGAAACAAACCCGCTAGACACTGCATCCAACAGTTTCCCAACAAATTCAAATGACGCCAAGAGAAGAAAGCTATCACCCTCCACCTCGGAGGCCGTTAATACGCATTTCGATGAGTATCTCAGGAACGCAACTGCGCACAGTCGAAATCAACAGCCTGAAACTGCGTACAGTCGAAATCAACAGCCTGAAACTGCGTACAGTCGAAATCAACAGCCTGAAACGGAGGACCTAATCATTACTTTCTTCAAGAGCCTCATGCCTGATATAATTAAGTTAGATTCTAGGAGACAACGACATTTTAAAGCTCAAGTTATTGGAGTACTAAATTCGATGCTTGATAGCCAAGAAGATGCAGAAATGGCTAGTTGA